tattGTAATAGGCaaagaacaattttttttttaatattttttttggtaatatttcttttttttcttttttttaagagatatacTTTTTTGAtccattagaaattttttttaacatataaaattatggAAGGATAAGGTTGAAAGAGTAAAGCTAAAATACTTAATTAGCGATACCGCTTACCTTTAAATCATTTTATATAGATAGAATATCTGAATTAACaatcaattttattaaatacaatctaaattatttaaactttatggccccgtttggttcgggagaTAAGTGggaataacgaaagttatccccgctattccgccaaacgggatcattttttaccggaatattttattccggtcaaagcttgctattcccggttattccggaatagcaagctttttactattccacaattttggtggaatagtgctattcccatacttaatttcaaacttaattaaaattataaaataaattaaaactaaattatataaatataatatattatatattataatacattatttttattataaaattattaattgtgctatattaatacatattatttatatttaaatattataataaattttataataaattatatttaaatattaaaataaattaaaatttaaaatttaaataaatttaaaatttaaaatattataataaattatatttaaaatttaaaatttgtaatctcaaaattaaagtttataattttaaattccacattttaaattttaaatttaaattttgaaattttaaatttttgaaattttaaatttgaattttattttttttcaaatttaaatttgatcttaaatttaaagttagaaatttaaaatttaaattttgaatttaaaatttgagattttaaattttaaattttaatttcaaaatttgaaatttaaaagttaaaattttaaattttaaaatataaatataaaatataaaaatttaaattctaatataaataaaaaagtgataatattattaatttttatttataactacccactttaaatcttattccatcttacctaaccaaaagttatttttcttattcccaaaaataacccaattttcatccacacgcaaaattgatttaatccccacttatatctcaatttatacctattcctggaatacccactttttgcttatccccgaaccaaacgatacctatagaaacaaattttataattttataacgtCATTTGTTAAGTGATCAGCATTTCGCTTTACATTAGCGGttaaaacaactcaatttttgAATCACAATGCTagacaaataatatcgaaaaattataaatttaagatttgaaaaatctaaatagtctagattatatttaacctACAGTATCGATCGTTTATTCAAATATTCTATTGtagaaaacaaaatcaaaatgaaCGATCGCGGTCACTTTAAGAAGTATTATAATCTAGCTCAGATTAAAATCATCCGCATTGCctttacttcttctttttttaaaaaaaaaattctctgcATATGTCCacatgtaaataaaaaaaaaataaaaaaaatcttatcaaataaatattttagtttgataatatatgattattatttttttaatcctttgaatattttaaatctaaaattatgaTCAGCACCAAGGAGGTAATGTGCTCCAACAATATGAACATGTCCAGGGTGGAAACTAATCTGAAAAGATTAATAAgtaatcaatcaatcaatcaatcaatcagaGTTTTTGTGTGACTAAGTTATGACTCATTTCCTAGTCGAGTCACATGTGTACAGTAATAAGTGCTTCAGCGGACACAAAAATAATACACCGTACATCTCATTTCGCATACGGATATGAGATATCTTATACACTGTAGCTTATGCTTATCCTCGGaggattctttttttctttttttcttttttatttttaaatctttgCACCAACACTGCTTTATTAGATGTTTTGTAATTTTCAAGCTACCAAACAAGAATCATGGGGCCGATGATGTTCTGCATGTTTTGGATTTTGTATGCAATTTTGTCCTAACTTAGGTGTGTTTGTTTGAATCCAGTTTCAGCTTTATCCATATGAGACtgggcaaatttttttttcttgaaaaaactACTGTAGAATAATTTTATGGCCACATTAGAAGttgtatgaaaaaatatttaaaataggctaaattacagagaACTTTTTGTCAATACCCGCTTCCTCACTTTTTTTCCGCCTtttgaaaatctatattttaccctctcaaaaattgagagatatttatttCGGCCATCGCCGTCAGTGTTTCGTTAAAATTTCATtaatattctattattatatatttttttatattcaaaatattcttGAAACCTTCATCTCAGATGCGCCTCTTCCTTCCTCGTCGACACCCTCGGCTGCGCCGTCTCACTCTCCACCGCCTCGCCCTCTCTTACCCCTGTCCGTGCCCCCACACACCCCCAcacacgccctcgccctccttCACCACCTCACCCCTCTCCTCTGTACAGTCACCAAAATAAAGAGGCAAGAGAGTGCTAGAGGAGCGGGAGAGCAGGTGAAAAAAACGAAGTCAGAATTGCAATCGAAGGAGGCGCGAAGGGCTGAAAAGGAGAAGCTGCAGATGAGCAGAATTGAAGAGAGGATGAAAAAGATGAACAGTTTAGTCATTTTGTTATCAAAGTTAACACCATAttctctgtgaatattttttattttttaagtaaacaAAGTATAAACTTTTAAATGACCGGAgacaaaagtgaaaaatcaaattttgcccgaaaaattttctataatttaacttttaaaatgttACTATTCATGTGCTTCGACCTTTTATAGTAGATGCAACAATGAAAAAGTTAGGAGTATGTGAATAACAACACTCTTTAAAAAGTATTCTACGCTTCTAGCTCGCCCCGGCAAACGTTTCTCCAATATATACACATAACAACCTACAGTTGAAAGGCAAAAATGCCCATCAGATATGAAgcaacaaagagaaaaagaataagtaTGAAGTTTGTTCTCTCGCctacatataaaacataaaacaaaatttttactCCTTTTGAGGCAGTGAAGAATAGCAAGACACAACAAAGGGCTCTCGCCCCGGCAAGTGTAAGCCTTCAAACAACTCGAATCCACGTCCCACCGCACATTGGACATCCGTGGGTCCACCTGCTGATCCACCACGCTTCGCGTTCATTCGCGGAACCTGCGGAACCTGTAGAACCTGGCTGAGCAAATGCACAGGTTTGCCGCAAACATCTAATGCACTGCAAAGAGAGGTCATAAAAAGAGAGACATTTATGGAACACACAGAATTCACGAAATACAGAGAATCTAtgcaaattaaaataatcagCAGTATGTTTTGCAAACGAACTAAAAGCCGCTCTTGAATCGAACTTCCGTTTCGACTTGTTCTTGTCCATCTAGAACAGATTAAGTTTAACCAGGCGAAATCCTCGGAATAAAAGATTCGAGACTGGTAAATCATGAGTAATGTATCACTAAATTGAGCCAGCTAACAGTTTCATGCAGACCTTCAAACTACATGGGCACTGAACTATCTTTAACATTGTGGCAGCTTATTTTACTTGATGTGGAAACTTTGGTGGAAGAAAGTACAGTGTCTTTTATGATATACTATTCAAGTAATTATAGGGCCGACACGGTTGGCTGAACCAATGATGCTGCAATtccaaatttgataatatcAACTGGGTTAATTTCAGTCGAACTTACCTTGTACCATACACCTTCTAGGCCTGTCTTCCAAATAGCTGTGATGACATCTCTTCGGGAACCCATGATACCAAGATATGATCCAAGGCCGACAGAAGTCTTCAAACCAAATGCAGCATCTCTTTCTGACAACCTACGTTTCCTCGGCCAAAGGCTTTGAGACCCAGAATAATCATCATAAGCCTCTTCTACATTAGGCAAACCAGAAAGCTTTAGCTTTGGCATGTTATCTAGTGGGCCAAGATCGTCCGCATCCGACCAGGGCCCACCAAACATATTACGCCTGTGCCACTCTTCCGCTGGAGGATGGAGTTCTAACTCACGAAGTAGAAGTCCGGCAGCATCAGCACCTCGCGGCCGAGGCATATTCTGCATGCAGCAAGATAATTAAAGGCCTTAAAATTgaggagaaaataaaaaacagtaagGGACAAAAGAACTCGGACAATATAAAGCAGATAGCTTGTATTGCAGGGCACTTGTTTCTGATCCTACAGAGATTAACTACAGTATGTGGATTAAACATCAGCAGCATGCATTTTTCCTACCAACAGCAAGATAGTAACACGGAAATTTGGAACAAAGTCCATGCTATACCTGCATATGTGGGCCGAGAGATGCTTCTACAACCTCAGGCAGCACGGTGTAGTTACCATCAATATAATGAAGCCGTATGATGATATTGCTAGCACCAACCTGAGAAGCAGGCAATGGGTGTTGCGAGCCAGCTGTCCTTCGACAGAGATCAACCAGTATGAGAAAGAGGACCCTCACCTGCACAGGTACATCAgtgttaacatttttttttattattcttttaaatGAACTCAAAGCAGTACATGCTAGATGATATCTTCCATCAATCAAAAGATGCAATGAAATTTTCGAAAATCCATCAATGAGAGTTCTATATGTGCATTCAGAATAGCAATGATGCGGTGCTCCAAGCTGCCAGGGGAGCAACTGAGCAAGAGCATAAAATTGAGATTCCAACAAAGAATTGGCATGAGGGTCAAACTTCAAGGACTGTAGTTTTAAGTTGAAACCACGGTCAAACGACAGAGCAAAATTTGTGAATGAAATTGGCAATATATTCAATCATTACCTCCTCCGATGTGTAACCCTGACCTGCATTGCCGAAGCCCAATCTCACTGACTTGGCCGGAGGGCCTTCATCTACCCCTTTTGCTCCAGGAAGTAGTTGTCCAGCACGGATAGACTGTACCTCTTCCATTTTGGCAACACCTAAACTGGGTCTTGCTGCAATTCCGTTGTCCTCTAGTTTCCCATTAGCAATAGGCTGTACTTTAAGTATATTAGAATCCAAAGTCCTCTGTGCATTGATCATTATCCGTGATGATtgtcttttccggaaaagtaaGCAGAAGAGTAATAATTGACATAGCCTATGAAGGAAATGACAGTCTCCAATGAGTCGAACAGCAGGTGTCCCAGGAAAAGTTCCCGTATTTATGCTTATAGGAATAAATGAAGATCGGCCACTAATTGGGTTTTGTGCGGCAGTCGAAGCTCCATCAGCATTGTTACTGATCTTAGCAATGGCGCCCTGTACCCACTCTTGCATTTGAGAATTACCAGTCGCACCCGTAACTCCGCTTTGAGTGCCTGAAATTTTCAGAGTAATCAGATAATGCAGTCATCGTCTTATTAATTTCTGATTTACCACAATAGGAACTTGAAAGGCCAAAACAACATAATATGAATTTGCTGATTTAGGACTACAACATGGACTAAAGAATTCATAGAAAAGAAAACACCAAAATAACGGCAAGCAAAATCCAACTTATCTTTGTCGATAAATGCGAAAAGAAATGACTTAAGAAATTTGTTTCTTAACCACTATAATGAATCAAAAGGCACTGAACAGTTGGCTTACTGGCGGCATGCCATTTAGCAGGATTCCATTTAAGATGTATTATCAAATACTGACCTTGATTGGTTGATGGAGACGAAGAATTATGAGGTGGGCTAGTCACCATATTCCTTGTGCTCCCTGTGCCAGCAGATGCTCCTACAGCATGACTAGCCAAAGTACGGCAAAAACTTGCATACCTTCGTAAACGCGTAATGAAGTGTGATGCTAGATCAAGAATTGCATCGACATATGCCTGGATAAGAATTGAGATGTAAAGAACCATTCGTCCAAAAGGAAACAAGAGAAAAATCCACAAGACAGTCAAAAACAATCTTGAAAAGCTGAAAAGTAccataaattttgtattttcatCGTTAACAAAGAAAATAGCACACAAATTCAAGAATTCATGACAAAGCAATGTCTATTTCACAGGTAAGACTGCAATGTTTTAGCCTTTTCATTCGGTATCTTCTATCAGCCTGCAATAGGATTGGTAATTCAGACTGAAACAATAGCCACACACCTTCTAGACTTACACCTAAAGCCTAAAGCCTAAACCCTAGACTTACACATCCTATCACCTGCAAAACGAATAATATGAAATTACCCAACTAAAAATTCTTGTAATAGTAAGGGTGAAGACGAAGCAGCTGATATAAACCTGGATGCTGGGAGCTAATGCAGGCTCCACCATCATTTTGTCAGATTCAATGCTTGATAACATCTCGCTTGAAGCCTGCCAAGGCTCAGCTAACAAAGTCGAGGGGTTTACAAGAGCAGATTCAATTCCCTTGCCCAACATGTCAAGTAGTAGTCTAGCTTGCATATCAAGAACAAGTGCTCGAACATCTTGAGCATTTGTACCTTCCAAAAGCCGGCACTTAATCCTATCAAGGTTCTGCACAGCATCaataaaaagatttaataaagcAATAGGAAACAGAAATATTTCACAATATAAGACTTCAGGATACAGTTTCTGTACCGGTACCTATAAGTAAAATGTGCgcaaataaaaatctcacaacaAAGTTGTGTTACTGTGACATAGTTATTTCcaattttgataaattacaGTAATAAAATTGACAAATTAGGTATCAAGAGTGGATTTGCAATATTTCAATGTCCTGCCACTACACAGAACTGATGacatgataaaataaaatcagcatACTTGATCCAAATCCAGTGAACATTTCGAAAAAAATCAGCACTGACACAACTCGTTCATGAATGCCCTACAACAGTTACTATTTTTTACGGTGTTGCAAGATTGCAAGAAAGCCATGGAGACATACAGCTACTTGATAGACGAGCATAAAAGTAAATTCTTGGAGTATTCAACTATAGAAATAGGAGCGACAGTGCATAGAGAGATTAAGCAGCAGTTGGTAGTCTGTATTGGGAAAGAATGATGCTCTCTAGACAACGACAATGACAATCACTTATCACAATATGTAAAATGAAACTAGGCTACACTTCTCCAAAATTATTCTTCTCAAACAAAGCTGTACTCATCATACAAGAGCAAGAAGACTATCTATAACAAAAAGGTTGTCGGTTGAAGCGTCCAGAGTCTCCTCATACAACAAAATAGAATTCAATAACATCATATATTTCCCAATGGCTCACAAGAACAAACAATGCAAACTAAAAATTGAGTAAAGAGCACCTACAGGGCCATGTTGCTGCCTATGCTGTGTAGACGGAAGAGAATGGAAGTCCGCATCCAGGACAGCAATAACACTGTTAAGTGACACTAAAACAAGGAGGAAATCAACAGACAAAGGAAACAACCAGTGAATAATGAGCATCTACTAACATTTTATCGACAATATGAAACTAACGCTATACATTCGTATTACAAGTTAACAGGAGCTATATGCAAACAAAGAAACattttaaaagcaaaaaattgTTGTCATGGAAAATCCACACCAATATCTAAGTAGATCAAGGCAATTAATAATCACTAACAATAGAAGAGGCAGAAAAACTGGAACTCCGGAAGCACAAGTGAATAGAAAGTAGCAGTGACAAAAAAACCATCCAATGGCTGTTGATTCCGTACTAATGCAAGATTGACAAGAACATCCATGCACTTACAAGCATTCATTCGAAACTAGGATCCTCTATAAAAAGGAGCAATACGAACACATGGCCAAACAAGTAAATACTACCTAACACCACGTTTGAATAAAAGTAGAAAATGAAACTCTCCTCTGCCATTACACCAGAACCAACTCTCTTTTACTATTACACAATAACAAGGTACTGGATTTTCCATTAAATCAAATTGAAAGAGCTTGCAAATCAAATTCTTCAAGACGGCAAAATTGTAGGCTCGAATTACTGAATCTTGACAGCCCATTAAGGATAAACAGAGGGATCACACCCTTTCAACTCCCCAACAATACAATACATCCTTACGAAAGAAGTACGCAAGAAGATCCCTCCCTATTATGATGAAAAGTAACGAGAGAAAAGGGaggctaagaagaagaagaaaagagaagggcGGTATTGGGTTGGGGCCGATAGTTGGAGCAAAAGAATTACAAATACTGGCGAATCATTAGAATTACTGGTCCTTCCGTCAAACAGTTAACTTCCCTCAAGAAAAAGTTATCTTTTCAACCAGTCCGCAAAACAATTTTTCATAAAGGAGCTTCATTTTTCTTGCCAATACCTTTACTGCTATTTTCTAATTTCGCCTCATAACAAGCAGAGTGACTTGTAATACATAAACAGACTGATGTGCTAACCTATGATAGCAGTAACACCTACGATCTTCTCTACATCACAAAAGAAAGATGACTTTTCTTACCAATACCATCTTCTGCAGCACTCTGCGTACACCCAACAGCATCCCACCAATCCACGCCAGCCAGTAGACTCCACCAGAATCTGCAAAGGTGTGACCATTATGaaggaaatataaatcaatatgAACGTGTGCAGATGTGCCTAAAGCTCTGCATACCTATCTGCAATTGCACGCTCCCACATCGCTGAGCTAACTCTCGAATGTGCAATAGGAAGAGCAGGAGGAAGAACACGAATTATCTTTAATATAGTGCGATCCTTGACAGTGTCATGCCAAACAGAAGCCAAGCAGCAGCTACTTGATGAGAAAGCAGGTGTAGCAATTGTTGAACCAACATTGACATGGTAGCTCTCAATTTGATTAAAGTCTGGACCAGAGAAAATGTGGACTCCTCCTCGAAGGAAAGCAACAGCAACCTCACCACCATGAGCAGAATAAACTATTTGAGCAAGCTGTCTAACATCATTTGGCAGATCATACGGATCAAAACTCAGCCTAGTTGCCCTCTCAACACTGCAGTCAGATGAATTTCGTTCGTCTGATACTGTTGGCGCAGATGCAATTGCTTGAGGATTCCTAAGCTCATCAGTTGGTGGAATGCTTTTATTAACTCTAGTCTCCCAAACAGTTTGCATGGGGGCTTGTCCACCAAAACTACCAGAGGGATTGCCAAATATTGGATGAAGAACAACAGGTTGAAGAGATGATTCCCAACACTGAACCCTCCACCCCGTAATTGAAGGTCCTTCGTCTGGATCATATGGAGACATATACTGCCCTGGAGAAAGAAAGATTGTTTAATTGTCTGACATTTTCCGTATAACAAACACAAGACACAAAAAAGTAACAGTACACAAATGAGACATGAAATGATCAACAAGTATATGCAAATTACTGCAGAAAAACAAATTACGAACAAACAACATGATGAAGACAAATATTAGAATTTCAAAATAGGGCACAAATTATTATTGCAACAGCACCTGCAATATAAGTTTACCTTCAACTATTACGACAGCAATGACTGACCCACCATGAGTAGGATCAAAAGCAACTGCGGTAACCCCAGAGCCCCATGTTGTCGTGGTAGCAGATTGGGCAGCAGTTTCAGGACTCACATATGCTGAAAAATTCGAAACAGGTGAACAATGTATCGATGCAGCCTCAGTTATCTCGTGATCTGGCTTCTTGCCTTGCATTCCTTCAGAACCTAAGTATTCTTGCAAGCTAAATAGATATGTTGCTAGAGGTGCAAAACCAGTCCAGGAAGGAGGGCTCAAATATGGAGGAATGGAGCTCGTTGTACTAATCTTTGCAGTTGTCTGGAAACCATTTCCAGGGCCAGGCATCACCTCCCAAACCACTACAGTAGAGGGATTTACAAGTGGGACACCAGCAACATGAAGAGCCCCAGATTCAGTAATAATTGCATCAGCAGCCATTATACCACTGGGTCCAGCACCTAGAAGTCCTTTGCTCGTTGAGAACCATCTCGGTGCTGACCCATTTTGAGAAGGCCACTGTGCCCAGTGAAGCTGAACAGATCCAGATGAAAAAACTGAACAAATACAGAGAATGTTCGGCCATCTCACTGCAACAAAGAGATAACAGGAGATATGAACATAAATAAattcttttcttcatttttttttcctttttcatttgATTATGTTTCTTTTGTTAAGCAAATTCGTTCGACATCATGAAGGAATACGAACCTGAAATTTGAGACTGCCGTGGAAGAAACCTTTCCTCAAAGGACTTCGAGTTGGCGGAAGTGCTAGAGTTTGGGAGAAATCTATACTGCAGAAATAATGAGAAAATTAATTTAGCAAGAGCAGCATTGCACTGTGCACCTTTAGTCCTTTGCAAACACATGCACGTGCGCGCGCAcaaacaaaacaagaaaaaaagaggCAACGCACGTCAAATtatataatctaaaaaaaaaaggcgaaaACAGTATCTGACTGAAAAATGCCAGAATGAAATTATCTAAAATGGAACTATCACAAAAGATGAGGTAAAGTAATACCGGAGTCATTCCTGACAACCATTTGGTCACAACAGCAAGATCCTGTCGCCATTCATGCTCGCATTGCCAGCAGCTGGCGTCGCGTACAAGATTAATAGGGCCCTGACTCCAATTGGATAGCACGTTGAAGAATATACCACGAAAGAGCAATACAGAATCCCCCCAAACAAAGGATAATCAGTGAACCACAGGAAGGATTCGCCATAATAAAAAACAGAAGAAATTTTATTTCCtttatcactatatatatatatagacctaggctggaatactatcaatagcactaagcatttggtgctattaggttttcggcccttggattgagaaatgtatggttaggatgatatgggcttcctaggattgagtaagttattggtttaatagtataatctaacaggtgaaaatagtcaaacggttaaatctaatggcggaaaacttgatagcaccaaatactttgGGCTATCGATAgaatcccagccggactatatatatatagttttcttGAATGATCGATAGCCGGTCGATTAGTAAGAAGGAAAAACAAGCAAGTATTTCAGAAGAAGTCAGCGTGacaataggaaaaaaaaaaaaaagaacatagcTCTTATGGAGCTTATTAAGTAAGAAATATACTTGAGAAGGCTGAGTCCATATTGTGATTCTCCCATGAAAATTTGCAACTAGCAAGGCACGGGGGCACGACCGAGGAGACCATTCAATGAACTGAACAGAGTCACGTGGAGAGTCTGTTCAATAAATAACATAATCAGCACGAATTGAATTCCAAGAGAAGAATGCAAAAATGAAGGGTCATTATTTTAGCCTCGAAGTCTAAACATATAAGCATCAACGGAGGCTATCATCCAGGCTGTCATAAATAAGTGATAAATAATAGAGTGCTCTTGTCGGGAATCTCAAGAAGCAAAGAAAAGGACTAAACAACAAAAGTTAAATGAGGAAAGCTGGCCccaaaaaaatagaagagaagaagaaaagtacAGTCTAGCGAAAGGTAAGACAAGCTTAGAGGCAGAAAGATGCAAGGAAAGAAAGCAAAATGAACCATATTTTTCATAACATCTAACAAGATGATCCTCATACTATCGTAACTTTCCTTTCATGATATTCTACTTCACTAGTAAGTGATAAATGTTTACCTGCTCTCACGTTAAAAACGGCACATTCTGTTGGCCTCTCGGGGTTCAAGATGTGAATTGGGATCCAAAAAGGCGGACTTGCATTCGAGCTGAAAAGGTTGCTTCTTTATTCACCAATTCAGCTACTTAAACAATCTAAAGAAATAAGACCAAGCATGCACTGCTTTTTCTAGAGCATAAAATTAGCGAAAAAAAGAACGAACCATGGTATCCTCGCGCAGGTCTCCGACGCACATGCGATGGCGTTCAGCTTCCCACACCAAGCAACCGCACTGCCAAACAAGACTAATTTAAGAGGCCTGTAACTTTTAATCCGAGAACAACCCTAATTTACTACTCATCCAAGCTACAGCAAACCTAGAACTTCAGGTTTCGTAAACAAAGgagggaaagaaggaaaaaaaaaaaaaaacctaatctTTGCTGCCATTTGCCATCAAATTCCCAAAAAATCAACAGTTATCATCGGAACAACATCAAGATCCCATCGAAAGGGGAGAACCTGAAGTTGCGGCAGAGCTCGGGGACGCTCATCTTGTGGCGGAGGCTCGCGGGCGGCTGCTTGAGGCGGATACGGAACACCGTCGCGGGGGACGGCTTGGGCCCGCcatctccgcctcctcctcctcctccgtccatCGGGTGATCCCCTTCCTCGTCCCTCTTCTCCGCTCCCCTATCCACCTCCCctaccgcctccgccgccgctctctCCGGAACCCTAccctccctccctcctcctcctcctccttccgcatccgccgccgccgcctcggggGTGTGGTCTTTAGGGGGTAGTGGGGAGGGCGAAGGGGCTGGGGTTGGTATTGGGGTGGAATTGGTCATATGGGAGAAGAGGGCGTGAGAGGAGCACTTAGATCATTTATAGCGACGGGTGGGTGGGCgcgagagaaagaaagagagagagagagagagagagagagagagggggagggaaaaagaaagagagaaagagagaaagtcgCCCCAGTGAGGGAGACAGCAACCACTGTGCGGGAGGGTGGGGGGGAAGTGTCTGTGTGTGGGGTTCCGCGTGGACGAAGAGAGGAGAATGGAACAAGAACAAGCGTTGCGCAGTTCTTTGGTTGCTATCGAATACTACGGCCCACTTATGCCCATACATAGAGCGACGCGGcccagtaaaaataaatttacggCCCAAAACCAACTCACCGACTTNGCGTTGCGAACAAGAACAAGGTAAGAGGAGAGAAGCAGGTGCGCCTTGGGGTGTGTGTCTGTGCAGTTCTTTGGTTGCTATCGAATACTACGGCCCACTTATGCCCATACATAGAGCGACGCGGcccagtaaaaataaatttacggCCCAAAACCAACTCACCGACTTATAAACCGGGCCGGACTCGCATTCCGAATAAAATAAGATCCGTTTGCGTTTTTTTTTACGCCTCTTGCGCTTCATCTCTTCCCTTCGTCGCGAAGGTTGTGCGGCTCGACGCTACCCGGTAGCCATGGTGTTCGTCCGAACCCTCGAcgggaaaaccctaaccctagacgtGAACCCTCGCTCCACCTCCCTCCTCGCCTTCAAGCTCGCCGTCGAGGCCCGATCCGGCGTCCCCGTGCATCTACAAcgcatcttcctctcctcccGCCGCCTCTCAGGCGCcgcgtgcggcggcggcggtggaggtgCCGGCGCCGGCGCTGATGATTCGTCCGTCACCCTCTCCGACCTCGCCGTGGGAAGAGGCTCGACCCTAGCCCTCCACGTCCCCTTCCTCGGCGGGATGCAGGCCCCCGCGGGGCCATCGCGCCCCGCGCGCTACGACTTCCTCAACTCCAAGCCCCCGCCCAACTACGTCGCCGGGCTCGGCCGCGGCGCCACCGGCTTCACCACGCGATCCGATATCGGCCC
This genomic interval from Ananas comosus cultivar F153 linkage group 8, ASM154086v1, whole genome shotgun sequence contains the following:
- the LOC109713919 gene encoding mediator of RNA polymerase II transcription subunit 16 isoform X2, whose protein sequence is MGESQYGLSLLNQGPINLVRDASCWQCEHEWRQDLAVVTKWLSGMTPYRFLPNSSTSANSKSFEERFLPRQSQISVRWPNILCICSVFSSGSVQLHWAQWPSQNGSAPRWFSTSKGLLGAGPSGIMAADAIITESGALHVAGVPLVNPSTVVVWEVMPGPGNGFQTTAKISTTSSIPPYLSPPSWTGFAPLATYLFSLQEYLGSEGMQGKKPDHEITEAASIHCSPVSNFSAYVSPETAAQSATTTTWGSGVTAVAFDPTHGGSVIAVVIVEGQYMSPYDPDEGPSITGWRVQCWESSLQPVVLHPIFGNPSGSFGGQAPMQTVWETRVNKSIPPTDELRNPQAIASAPTVSDERNSSDCSVERATRLSFDPYDLPNDVRQLAQIVYSAHGGEVAVAFLRGGVHIFSGPDFNQIESYHVNVGSTIATPAFSSSSCCLASVWHDTVKDRTILKIIRVLPPALPIAHSRVSSAMWERAIADRFWWSLLAGVDWWDAVGCTQSAAEDGIVSLNSVIAVLDADFHSLPSTQHRQQHGPNLDRIKCRLLEGTNAQDVRALVLDMQARLLLDMLGKGIESALVNPSTLLAEPWQASSEMLSSIESDKMMVEPALAPSIQAYVDAILDLASHFITRLRRYASFCRTLASHAVGASAGTGSTRNMVTSPPHNSSSPSTNQGTQSGVTGATGNSQMQEWVQGAIAKISNNADGASTAAQNPISGRSSFIPISINTGTFPGTPAVRLIGDCHFLHRLCQLLLFCLLFRKRQSSRIMINAQRTLDSNILKVQPIANGKLEDNGIAARPSLGVAKMEEVQSIRAGQLLPGAKGVDEGPPAKSVRLGFGNAGQGYTSEEVRVLFLILVDLCRRTAGSQHPLPASQVGASNIIIRLHYIDGNYTVLPEVVEASLGPHMQNMPRPRGADAAGLLLRELELHPPAEEWHRRNMFGGPWSDADDLGPLDNMPKLKLSGLPNVEEAYDDYSGSQSLWPRKRRLSERDAAFGLKTSVGLGSYLGIMGSRRDVITAIWKTGLEGVWYKCIRCLRQTCAFAQPGSTGSAGSANEREAWWISRWTHGCPMCGGTWIRVV
- the LOC109713919 gene encoding mediator of RNA polymerase II transcription subunit 16 isoform X1; translated protein: MTNSTPIPTPAPSPSPLPPKDHTPEAAAADAEGGGGGGREGRVPERAAAEAVGEVDRGAEKRDEEGDHPMDGGGGGGGDGGPKPSPATVFRIRLKQPPASLRHKMSVPELCRNFSAVAWCGKLNAIACASETCARIPCSNASPPFWIPIHILNPERPTECAVFNVRADSPRDSVQFIEWSPRSCPRALLVANFHGRITIWTQPSQGPINLVRDASCWQCEHEWRQDLAVVTKWLSGMTPYRFLPNSSTSANSKSFEERFLPRQSQISVRWPNILCICSVFSSGSVQLHWAQWPSQNGSAPRWFSTSKGLLGAGPSGIMAADAIITESGALHVAGVPLVNPSTVVVWEVMPGPGNGFQTTAKISTTSSIPPYLSPPSWTGFAPLATYLFSLQEYLGSEGMQGKKPDHEITEAASIHCSPVSNFSAYVSPETAAQSATTTTWGSGVTAVAFDPTHGGSVIAVVIVEGQYMSPYDPDEGPSITGWRVQCWESSLQPVVLHPIFGNPSGSFGGQAPMQTVWETRVNKSIPPTDELRNPQAIASAPTVSDERNSSDCSVERATRLSFDPYDLPNDVRQLAQIVYSAHGGEVAVAFLRGGVHIFSGPDFNQIESYHVNVGSTIATPAFSSSSCCLASVWHDTVKDRTILKIIRVLPPALPIAHSRVSSAMWERAIADRFWWSLLAGVDWWDAVGCTQSAAEDGIVSLNSVIAVLDADFHSLPSTQHRQQHGPNLDRIKCRLLEGTNAQDVRALVLDMQARLLLDMLGKGIESALVNPSTLLAEPWQASSEMLSSIESDKMMVEPALAPSIQAYVDAILDLASHFITRLRRYASFCRTLASHAVGASAGTGSTRNMVTSPPHNSSSPSTNQGTQSGVTGATGNSQMQEWVQGAIAKISNNADGASTAAQNPISGRSSFIPISINTGTFPGTPAVRLIGDCHFLHRLCQLLLFCLLFRKRQSSRIMINAQRTLDSNILKVQPIANGKLEDNGIAARPSLGVAKMEEVQSIRAGQLLPGAKGVDEGPPAKSVRLGFGNAGQGYTSEEVRVLFLILVDLCRRTAGSQHPLPASQVGASNIIIRLHYIDGNYTVLPEVVEASLGPHMQNMPRPRGADAAGLLLRELELHPPAEEWHRRNMFGGPWSDADDLGPLDNMPKLKLSGLPNVEEAYDDYSGSQSLWPRKRRLSERDAAFGLKTSVGLGSYLGIMGSRRDVITAIWKTGLEGVWYKCIRCLRQTCAFAQPGSTGSAGSANEREAWWISRWTHGCPMCGGTWIRVV